The Candidatus Paceibacterota bacterium genome contains the following window.
GGAGCGACCCCTTCTTTTATCAAATGTAAAATTCTGTGGGTAATAGTTTTGGTTTTTCCCGCTCCTGCCCCAGCTATTATCAAAATCGGCCCGTCTTTTTGCAAAACAGCCTGTTTTTGTTGTTCGTTGAGTCCTTTTAGGTGGTCCATTGGAGGGATAATAACACGGAGGGTCTTAGAAGCCGAATTTTACTCCGCAAAATTCGGTCTTTCTACCAGTGATTTGCAAGCAACCATCTGGAAAACATATCTGGTAAGCCTTGTCCGGGCTTAGGCGAAACCAAATATGTTTTCCAGATGGTTGCTTTACCTCTAGTTTTACTTTGAGCAGTGGACAACCCTGTGGACAACTCCCTTGACCTATACTACCCAAGGAGTATCATTGTCTATGCCTACAGGAAAGAGGCAAAATACAGAAAATATGGCTCAACAGAGCCGTTTCGGTTTCAGAAATACGGAATTCTCTTAATTAAATCGGCTTATTTATACGAAAACTCACAAAACTGACCCGAAAAGCGGGGCAAATGCCCGCGGTCAGTCAAAAATATCTTTGTTTTTAGCCATTTCATCAAGATGGATGATCACTATTTTGCTACCAATTTTGTTTACTTTTATGAATCCCGCCCCAGCTAGCGCAGGATTCTTTTCTTTTATGGCTAGCCTTTTTACTGGGCCAAACTCAGTTGTTTCTAATTCTTCCGCTTCTACTTCAAATTCCCAAACTCTTCCACTTCTTCAGAGTGCTACAAACTACGATCTTGTCGCTTCAAGGGGGGGTGGGGACATCACTGTTATAGACGATGAAGCTCTCATGTCTGAAAATGGTCCTTCCGGCACACTTGCCGACATAGGTGACTCTGCCATTACAGGTCAAATCAGTAAATATACGGTCAGAAAAGGAGACACCCTTTCTTCTATTGCCAAGATGTTCGGGGTTACAACAAACACTATCGTCTGGGCAAATAATATTTCCTCAAAGATAATTCAGGAGGGTCAAGTCCTTGTGATTCTCCCAATATCCGGAACGATTCACACTGTCACCAAGGGTGATACTTTGGCAAGTATAGCTAAAAAATACAAAGGCAATTTGGAAGAAATCGCCCAATTCAATGATCTAGGCAAAGACATAATTCTCGCTATTGGAGATAAGATTATTGTCCCGGATGGAGAATCGACCGTCGTCGTTACTTCTTCCTCTGGTAGTGCTTCATCTGTAAGAGTTACGGCAACACCTCATGATACAAATGGCCCTAATTACACAGGATATTTTGTGAGGCCGGTATCTGGAGGTGTGAGGACGCAAGGTTTGCATGGATACAATGCCATAGATATTGGAATACCAGTCAGTAGCCCTGTCGTCGCTTCCGCCGCTGGAGAAGTAATAATAAGTAAAACTTCTGGTTGGAATTCCGGATATGGAAGATATATTGTTATTTCGCACTACAACGGCGCACAGACTTTGTATGGACACTTGAGCGAGAACTTAGTTGTAGAAGGGCAAACAGTATCACAAGGGCAATACATAGGACTTACAGGAAATACTGGCAAATCCACCGGTCCTCATATTCACTTTGAAATCAGAGGGGCGAAGAATCCTTTTTAAATAAAATACAAAAATGGCGGCCGCGAAGCGGCCGCCATTTTTGTATTTTATTTAATTTCCTTCACAATCTCCAAAAAGTTTTTAGGTTTCAAGCTATCCCTCCCTATCAAAAGACCATCTACTTTTCCTTCATCTACAAGTTTTTTCGCATTACTCTTTCCAACAGATCCTCCGTAAAGCACCAATATTTTTTCTGCCTCATCGCGACCAAAGATATCACTCAATGTCTTTCTTATAAAAATAGTCATCTCATTCAATTTCTCAGGATTGATAGCTTCGTCTTCCAGCTTACCTATTGCCCAAATCGGTTCATACGCTATTATTATCTTATTCGCAGATTTTTTGGGAATACCATCTAACATAGAATGTAACTGTTTTTTAATTTCGTGATAGTAATCTCCATGTTCATTTCTGTCCTTCTCTCCAATACAGAGTATTCCTTTTAGCCCTTTTCTTATAACACCTGAGAGTTTTTTAGCTATCATTTCTTCTGTCTCACCTTCCGCTTTTCTCTCTGAATGGCCAAGGATGATATATCTTACGCCGAGTTCTTGGAGCATATTGATGCCTACCTCCCCAGTATGAGAATTTCCTTTGCCTATAAATACATCTTGCGCACCAAGTAAAACATTTTCATCCACGATAGCTTTTTTAACGAGATTTATAAAGACAAAAGGAGGACAAATTACGACATTGGTTTTCTTTTCTTTCTTCAATCCTTTTTTTATTTTTGTCAGTGCGTTTTTTGCTTCTACTTCTGTATCTGGATTCATCTTCCAGTTGGCTACTATTAATTTTGTTTTGGCCATAGTGACAATAGTATATCATTTTGTGATATAATTGTGCTAACATGGATAACAAAATTATTTGGCACGCCCTTGAATACAAAAGGAAAGAAAAGACAGCCGATTGGTATTGGGCTGTCGGTATAATCTCGGTCTGTATTGCGGGAATTGCTATATTTTTGCACGACACGCTTTTTGCCGTATTCATTATACTTGCTGTTATAACTTTAATAATGTTTTCTCGTCGCGAACCGAAAGTTATGGAAGTAGAATTGAATGATAGAGGTTTGAAAGTAGACAAAGAACACTATCATTATATCTCTCTTGAATCTTTCTGGGTTGATAACACCGATGAAAAGGAGCCAAAGATAATTCTAAGATCAAAGAAGACGATATCACCACTTATTGTTATTCCGATAGAAGAATATAATCATGAGGATGTCAGAAACTTTTTACTCGAAAAGCTTTCCGAGAAAGAAATGCATGAGCCCCTTTCTCAGAAAGTGATGGAAAAATTGGGATTCTAGAAGGTGGCTTTTTAGCTATTAAGATGATAAATTAATGCCGACAGTATTCTCTGTCGGCATTATAAATGCTCTCATAGTTCAATGGATAGAACGTGACTTTGCGGAAGTTAAAATGTAGGTTCGATTCCTACTGGGAGCACAAATTTAGATGACGCCATAAGCGTCTTTTAAATTTGTGCTCCCAAGCAAGCAAACTGCTTTGCTTGCGGGTAGGAATCGAACAGCGGAACTATGTTTTTTCAGCAGAAAAAACTAGTGAGCTGGTGCCCAGACTTTTTCGAGCGACGGCGAGAAAAAAGTCGAGGGAGATAAGCGAAGCGGTCCTACTGGGAGCACAAATTTAGATGACGCCATAAGCGTCTTTTAAATTTGTGCTCCCAAGCAAGCAAACTGCTTTGCTTGCGGGTAGGAATCGAACAGCGGAACTATGTTTTTTCAGCAGAAAAAACTAGTGAGCTGGTGCCCAGACTTTTTCGAGCGACGGCGAGAAAAAAGTCGAGGGAGATAAGCGAAGCGGTCCTACTGGGAGCACAAATTGTCTTCGATTTTGATATAATCTACAGATGAGAAAAATACATATTGTAGTAGTAGTTTTTATCCTAATTATTATTGGGATGTATTTATATATTAACTATTTTCAATACAATACATCACGTCGATTAATATTCTCTGAAACAGGCAATTCCTTATCCACAATGATCAACCAAATTGAAGAAGGAAGTTCTCAGACAAAAACAAACGGTGTCTTCTCAAGTACTAGCACGATTAATAACCAGTCGGCACAACTAATAGATAATAATCAAAATAATAAAGAATCGATGGTTATTTTACTTGTTGAGAAAGACCTAGCCGACCCACTTAAATCAGAGCTGGATGTTTATAGCCAAGACATTTTAAAAGAATATAATTTTCACACAATCATAAAATTAGTTCAGCAAACAGATGACATACTTACATTACAGAAATATGTTTTAGATACCTACAAAAGTGGTGACCTCAGCGGTATTCTTATTGTAGGTAATGTACCTACGGGTCTTTTGTATCACCCAGATATTATAGATACTAATTCGGTTTTTAATAGTCAGGGTTTAATATTGAGCGATTCAGTATACCAAGATATTTTGGGTGCCTGTATCTATTCTCCTGATAAAAAAGCTTTCTCCTACAAAGATCCACGTTGCCAGACCGGTAATACTATTCCTCCATATTGGATTGGTCGTTTAACTCCAAACTCATCAACAGAGGATTCTCTGACTCTACTTAAGGAATATTTTAGACGAAATCACGATTATCGAACTGGCGAATTTTCATATCAGAAAAAAGTCTTAATCTATACACCAATTTTCTCTGATTCCAAGCCATCAGAGAAGCAAGGTGACATAGCCTCTATAAAAGATTTCTCTATGTTTAATGAATATAGTTCAGATCAAATAAATTATATAGATTCTTGGGACACAAACTCAGATCAGACGTATCTGAGCGAATTACACAAGCCACATCAGTATGAATTTGTATTCTTTAACGGACACGGGGCACCAACGTTCCACCAAAAGAATTTGAAAGCACAAGACATAAACAACATGAGTGCCTTCTTAGTTTTCTTAGGTTCCTGTTCTGTCGGTCGCTTTACCACCCAAGACTATTTAGCCGGACAATATTTATTTTCTGATGGTCTGGTTGTCATGACAGCTTCAGTCCCTGTTTTCGTTGTTTCTCAAGCACCGAAAAATCTCAGCTATCCTTTAACAGCGGGTTTGCCAGTTTTTAAAGCTTTGCGTGTCGCTCCAATAACTAATGCCATGAATATTCTTGGGGACACTACCTTAAGGATGAGATATAAAAATGTTACTCGAGATCAAAGCCCGATAATTAAAATTGATCAAAATGAAATGACTTTTTCTGATTTTCGGCAAGATGCAGTTCTTAAAATAAAAAATGATGGTAATACAAAATTATTTTTTAAAACCATGAGACAGTTTGATACTCAAAATAATTTAACAGACAAAATATTGAGTAGCTTTTCAGTTATGATAAATCCTCCAATAACAAGTTGGTCAGATTCTGATTATTTTATTATTGACTCTCACACAGAAGCGACAATAAAGCCAATAATATTCCCTTGGGATGAAATACCGCAGGGTTCTTTTACAGGTTCTCTTTTTGTCTTTTCTAATGACAAAACTAATCCTTTTATAGAAATTCCATTTGAGATACAAAAGGAGTGATTTTCTCCATCTCCCCAATATAATTTTTATTACACAAAAGATTTATAATTCTTTCTAGGAGGGTGTATATTATAAATTATAAAACAAAAAACTGCCGTCAGGCAGTTTTTGAGGTTACTTCTTTATCGCCCTCAATTTGTTTACCGCAACTGTAATTCTAGACTTATATCTTGCGGCGGCGTTTTTCTTGATGAATTTTGTCTTGAATGCTTTATCTATTGCTTGATATACTTCAGGAAGCATCTTTTCGGCTTCTTTTACTTTGTTTTCCTTGATGAGTTTGCCGATTTTTTTCAGAGAATTTTCCATCGCGCTTTTTCTGCGGATATTGAAAACTTTCTTTTTCTTGGCGACTCTTAAGGCCTTTTTTGCTGATGATGTTATTGGCATAATGTTGATTCAAATTGATAATCTTTTGACACGGATTAAACTTGATGTATATGAGATACTAACACAAATTGTTTTTAAAGGCAAATAAAATCTTTTCGCTTTTGCCTCTTGATTTTGATATTATATAAATATGATTTCAAAGATTGAAGGAGTGGTTTGGGATAGGAGTGATAAATCTATTGTCGTGGGTGTTGGCGGTATCGGTCTAAAAGTCTTTACGACGACAGAAGGTATTGAAGTTTCCGAAAAAGGAAAAGCCATTTCCCTGCTCACGCATCTAGTCGTAAAAGAAGACGCACTCGATCTTTATGGCTTTATTGGAAAAGATGAACTTTCTTTTTTTGAAATGCTGATCTCTATTTCTGGAATCGGTCCAAAGACAGCACTGAATGTTTTGAATATTAGTTCCGTTAGCGCGTTGAAGAGAGCAATCTCTTCTGGTGATACATCACATCTGGTGAAAGTTTCCGGTATTGGAAGAAAAATTGCTGAAAAAATCGTGCTTGAACTTAAGGATAAAGTCGGTACTCATGGTGAAGGAGAAATAAGTTTAAGAGATGAAATAGATGCGGTGGAAGCACTTAAGGCTCTTGGATATTCTCAAAGAGACGCACGTGAGGCTCTCAAGGAAGTTGATAAAGATATTACTGATACAAGTGGTAGGATCAAAGCTGCTTTAAAGATTCTTGGAAAATAGAGACAACTATTAGATTTTACCTAAGGCCTAGACAAGACTTATCTAATAAATATTTTATTTCTTTACCACATACCGTAGATTGAAGCGGTGTTGCTATAGTTTGGATTCTGACCTACGTATATGACAGTATCCTTTTGTAATGCCTTTTTTTGTTCTTCTTTACCAAATACACCTCTCTTTGTCATATCATCGCTCACCCTTCCAAACAAAGAGAAAACAAACGCCATCACTAAGACGAACGTTAAAAAGCTTATAAAACTTTCATCCATTTTAATTATTTATTTGTCTTGATGGCAATCGCAAAAATGCGCGCTTCTGCCACCAACTCTTATTCTT
Protein-coding sequences here:
- a CDS encoding M23 family metallopeptidase produces the protein MNPAPASAGFFSFMASLFTGPNSVVSNSSASTSNSQTLPLLQSATNYDLVASRGGGDITVIDDEALMSENGPSGTLADIGDSAITGQISKYTVRKGDTLSSIAKMFGVTTNTIVWANNISSKIIQEGQVLVILPISGTIHTVTKGDTLASIAKKYKGNLEEIAQFNDLGKDIILAIGDKIIVPDGESTVVVTSSSGSASSVRVTATPHDTNGPNYTGYFVRPVSGGVRTQGLHGYNAIDIGIPVSSPVVASAAGEVIISKTSGWNSGYGRYIVISHYNGAQTLYGHLSENLVVEGQTVSQGQYIGLTGNTGKSTGPHIHFEIRGAKNPF
- the tpiA gene encoding triose-phosphate isomerase, with the protein product MAKTKLIVANWKMNPDTEVEAKNALTKIKKGLKKEKKTNVVICPPFVFINLVKKAIVDENVLLGAQDVFIGKGNSHTGEVGINMLQELGVRYIILGHSERKAEGETEEMIAKKLSGVIRKGLKGILCIGEKDRNEHGDYYHEIKKQLHSMLDGIPKKSANKIIIAYEPIWAIGKLEDEAINPEKLNEMTIFIRKTLSDIFGRDEAEKILVLYGGSVGKSNAKKLVDEGKVDGLLIGRDSLKPKNFLEIVKEIK
- the rpsT gene encoding 30S ribosomal protein S20, giving the protein MPITSSAKKALRVAKKKKVFNIRRKSAMENSLKKIGKLIKENKVKEAEKMLPEVYQAIDKAFKTKFIKKNAAARYKSRITVAVNKLRAIKK
- the ruvA gene encoding Holliday junction branch migration protein RuvA, translated to MISKIEGVVWDRSDKSIVVGVGGIGLKVFTTTEGIEVSEKGKAISLLTHLVVKEDALDLYGFIGKDELSFFEMLISISGIGPKTALNVLNISSVSALKRAISSGDTSHLVKVSGIGRKIAEKIVLELKDKVGTHGEGEISLRDEIDAVEALKALGYSQRDAREALKEVDKDITDTSGRIKAALKILGK